One Lucilia cuprina isolate Lc7/37 chromosome 4, ASM2204524v1, whole genome shotgun sequence DNA segment encodes these proteins:
- the LOC111674860 gene encoding aryl hydrocarbon receptor nuclear translocator homolog: MDDTSIQDKERYASRENHCEIERRRRNKMTAYITELSDMVPTCSALARKPDKLTILRMAVAHMKALRGTGNTSSDGTYKPSFLTDQELKHLILEAADGFLFVVSCDSGRVIYVSDSVTPVLNYTQSDWYGTSLYDHIHPDDREKIREQLSTQESQNSGRILDLKSGTVKKEGHQSSMRLSMGARRGFICRMRVGNVNPESMVAGHLNRLKQRNSLGPSRDGTNFAVVHCTGYIKNWPPTEMFPGVHMERPDDDMHGSHCCLVAIGRLQVTSTASTDISNSNNQSEFITRHAVDGKFTFVDQRVMNILGYTPPELLGKICYDFFHPEDQSHMKESFEQVLKQKGQMFSLMYRARAKSGEYIWLRTQAYAFLNPYTDEVEYIVCTNSSNKSSLHSGGAGGAHDNNNPEQAEHVYVTPGVDYTLQARRDVTPSAGGPDPNMYAAHNMLTAGGAPPPHLGQPNTQQPPNVQRPASTQNPIPYTYDTTHSPLAYNTAPGGPSPNTAHMAKIPKANTSPTPQTSNWPLRPPPPQQQQQPVTEGYQYQQSSPARSPNGPTYTQLSAGNTRQAPTYQTAPTNAAPAAMWDWQNAQHPAHVAHPHPAVHPHSHPHGAHPHAHVPGQGPPQQEINDMLQMFDQSAAGTFEDLNINMFNTQFE, from the coding sequence ATGGATGATACCAGTATACAGGACAAGGAGCGCTATGCCAGCCGCGAAAACCATTGTGAGATTGAGCGTAGAAGACGTAACAAAATGACAGCTTATATTACTGAATTATCGGATATGGTACCCACTTGCAGTGCTTTGGCCAGGAAACCGGATAAGCTAACCATTTTGCGTATGGCCGTCGCCCATATGAAGGCTCTGCGTGGTACTGGCAACACCAGCAGTGATGGCACCTATAAACCTTCATTTCTAACTGATCAGGAgttaaagcatttgattttagAGGCAGCAGATGGTTTTCTATTTGTAGTGTCGTGTGATTCCGGACGTGTAATCTACGTGTCCGACTCAGTGACACCAGTATTGAATTATACCCAAAGTGATTGGTATGGCACTAGCCTGTATGATCATATACATCCCGATGATCGTGAGAAAATCAGAGAACAGTTGTCTACGCAAGAATCGCAAAACTCTGGACGCATTTTGGATTTAAAGTCGGGCACGGTTAAAAAAGAGGGTCACCAGTCGTCGATGCGCTTAAGTATGGGCGCTCGTCGTGGTTTTATTTGCCGTATGCGTGTGGGTAATGTCAATCCCGAATCAATGGTGGCGGGACATTTAAATCGCTTGAAGCAGCGCAATTCCCTGGGTCCTTCTAGGGATGGCACAAACTTTGCTGTTGTCCACTGTACGGGCTATATAAAAAATTGGCCACCTACTGAAATGTTTCCCGGTGTACACATGGAGAGACCAGATGATGACATGCATGGTTCCCACTGTTGTTTAGTGGCTATAGGACGTTTACAGGTCACCTCTACAGCCTCAACAGATATTTCAAATTCGAACAATCAATCAGAGTTTATCACACGTCATGCCGTCGATGGCAAATTCACCTTTGTCGATCAACGTGTTATGAATATTTTGGGCTATACACCCCCAGAGCTGTTGGGTAAAATATGTTATGATTTCTTCCATCCCGAAGATCAGTCTCATATGAAGGAAAGTTTTGAACAAGTACTCAAACAAAAGGGACAAATGTTCTCTTTAATGTATCGTGCCAGGGCCAAGTCTGGTGAATATATTTGGTTGAGAACTCAGGCTTATGCTTTTCTCAATCCCTATACCGATGAAGTGGAATATATTGTTTGCACAAATAGCTCAAATAAGTCTTCATTACATTCGGGAGGTGCCGGAGGAGCTCACGATAACAACAATCCCGAACAAGCGGAACATGTTTATGTAACACCCGGAGTGGATTATACTTTACAAGCTAGACGTGATGTTACACCATCGGCTGGAGGTCCTGATCCGAATATGTATGCTGCACATAATATGCTGACAGCAGGTGGAGCTCCACCGCCACACTTGGGCCAGCCAAATACACAGCAACCCCCTAATGTACAAAGACCAGCTTCAACACAAAATCCCATACCTTACACTTACGACACTACACACTCACCTTTGGCTTATAACACTGCTCCGGGAGGACCGTCTCCAAATACAGCTCATATGGCTAAAATACCCAAAGCCAATACATCACCCACACCCCAAACAAGCAATTGGCCACTAAGACCACCGCCGccgcaacaacagcagcaacctGTTACTGAGGGATATCAGTATCAGCAGTCTAGCCCGGCCAGATCTCCCAATGGCCCTACATATACCCAATTAAGTGCAGGTAATACACGTCAAGCGCCCACATATCAAACGGCGCCCACTAATGCGGCTCCTGCGGCCATGTGGGACTGGCAAAATGCCCAACATCCAGCCCATGTCGCTCACCCCCATCCTGCTGTTCATCCTCACTCACATCCCCATGGTGCACATCCGCATGCCCATGTCCCGGGCCAGGGACCACCGCAACAAGAGATCAATGACATGTTGCAAATGTTTGATCAAAGTGCAGCTGGAACATTTGAGGatcttaatataaatatgtttaatacacAATTTGAATAA